In the genome of Campylobacteraceae bacterium, one region contains:
- a CDS encoding 4Fe-4S dicluster domain-containing protein, which yields MSDNTKPDFARMKFYCDENRCIHCDGCSVACAEAHELPVEISRRKVVTVNEGIQGMEFSLSVACMHCTDAPCEEVCPVDCFYIRDDGIVLHDKDKCIGCSYCLYACPFGAPQFPSNGAFGTKGVMDKCTMCAGGPDDTNSAHERELYGQNRIAEGKVPVCASMCSTKALLVGDAESVANIYRERVISFGHGVQSMPYGWDKAYGN from the coding sequence ATGAGTGATAATACGAAACCTGATTTCGCCAGAATGAAATTTTACTGTGACGAAAACAGATGTATCCATTGTGATGGATGTTCTGTTGCTTGTGCGGAAGCACATGAGTTACCTGTTGAAATTTCAAGAAGAAAAGTTGTTACAGTTAATGAGGGAATCCAAGGAATGGAATTTTCTTTATCTGTAGCTTGTATGCATTGTACAGATGCCCCTTGTGAAGAGGTGTGTCCAGTTGATTGTTTCTATATTAGAGATGATGGAATTGTTTTACATGATAAAGATAAATGTATTGGTTGTTCTTATTGTTTATATGCCTGCCCTTTTGGCGCACCTCAATTTCCATCTAATGGAGCTTTTGGTACTAAAGGTGTAATGGACAAATGTACTATGTGTGCAGGTGGTCCTGATGATACAAACAGTGCACATGAGAGAGAATTATATGGACAAAATAGAATTGCAGAAGGAAAAGTTCCTGTATGTGCATCTATGTGTTCAACAAAAGCCTTATTAGTAGGAGATGCTGAATCTGTTGCTAATATTTACAGAGAACGAGTAATCTCTTTTGGTCACGGAGTACAATCAATGCCTTACGGTTGGGATAAAGCGTATGGAAACTAA
- a CDS encoding cytochrome b/b6 domain-containing protein, with protein MEVALYGPNYGAIAPEVIRAFEERQHLLPIVFLVEFFLFLGMFILAKGRKQAKITRHDDKVQVYSVFQRLVILLNIVIMIYLFITGFSITFGNWTGGGYIARFMRASHEIVGVGWMPIWLIMTVIAFKDHKFFYRPSVKIWNKIFLRGKYEAMDRINYYMYVAFGALLVLSGFLIWFMAPDAATHAQTIQFKRFILFIHFMGSAIISFFTFETVYSYFVSVKGYLPGVITGKLPREYIEQFRPDVLKEEDLIK; from the coding sequence ATGGAAGTTGCTTTATATGGACCTAATTATGGAGCAATTGCACCTGAAGTTATTAGAGCTTTTGAAGAAAGACAACACCTTTTACCCATTGTTTTCTTAGTAGAATTTTTTCTATTTTTAGGAATGTTCATACTTGCAAAAGGAAGAAAACAAGCAAAGATTACAAGACATGATGACAAGGTACAAGTGTATTCTGTTTTTCAACGTTTGGTAATTTTATTAAATATTGTGATTATGATTTATTTATTCATTACTGGTTTTTCAATTACTTTTGGAAACTGGACAGGTGGAGGATATATTGCAAGGTTTATGCGAGCATCTCATGAAATAGTTGGAGTAGGATGGATGCCTATTTGGTTAATTATGACGGTAATTGCATTTAAAGATCACAAGTTTTTTTACAGACCCTCTGTGAAAATATGGAATAAAATATTTTTACGTGGAAAATACGAAGCGATGGATAGAATAAATTATTATATGTATGTAGCATTTGGTGCTTTATTAGTACTTTCAGGATTCTTAATTTGGTTTATGGCTCCTGATGCTGCAACACATGCCCAAACGATTCAGTTTAAGCGTTTTATTTTATTTATTCATTTTATGGGATCTGCGATTATTTCGTTCTTTACATTTGAAACAGTGTATTCGTATTTTGTATCGGTAAAAGGTTATCTGCCTGGTGTTATTACAGGAAAACTACCTAGAGAGTATATAGAACAATTTAGACCAGATGTTCTTAAAGAAGAAGACTTAATAAAATAA
- the fdhD gene encoding formate dehydrogenase accessory sulfurtransferase FdhD: MDNSKYLKTVIIDKLIENKAVEFEDVTIDEVRLNLYLNGEKTISMMCIPKDQDAHAIGYLMSENVISSYKDIKEISVSKDGLRVDVNANINQESIQNLFKEKTLTSGCGGGVTGNVAGFLEIPFNQSAFKIKAQTILDEIKIFYKDSELYNLTGCVHKAMIYLLDGTTVTAEDIGRHNAIDKAIGKCMMQGLDTTKSVLFVSGRLSSEMVTKAVMHAIPMIVSRTAPTYLGVQTAQKHGITMIGFARGKKMNMYTHQGRIDV, encoded by the coding sequence ATGGACAACAGTAAATATTTAAAAACAGTAATAATTGATAAACTTATAGAAAATAAAGCCGTAGAATTTGAAGACGTAACTATTGATGAGGTAAGATTGAATTTATATTTAAATGGAGAAAAAACCATTTCCATGATGTGTATTCCAAAAGATCAAGATGCCCATGCTATTGGATACTTAATGAGTGAAAATGTTATTTCTTCCTATAAAGATATTAAAGAAATAAGTGTAAGTAAAGATGGTTTAAGAGTTGATGTTAATGCCAATATTAACCAAGAATCCATACAGAATTTATTTAAAGAAAAAACCTTAACAAGTGGTTGTGGAGGAGGAGTTACTGGAAATGTTGCTGGCTTTTTAGAAATTCCTTTTAACCAAAGCGCTTTTAAAATAAAAGCACAAACCATTCTTGATGAAATAAAGATTTTTTACAAAGACAGTGAACTGTATAACTTAACAGGTTGTGTGCATAAAGCAATGATTTATTTACTGGATGGAACTACTGTTACTGCTGAAGATATAGGACGTCATAATGCTATTGATAAAGCCATAGGTAAATGCATGATGCAAGGTTTAGATACCACAAAATCTGTTTTGTTTGTTTCTGGACGTTTAAGTTCTGAAATGGTTACAAAAGCGGTTATGCATGCAATTCCTATGATAGTTTCACGTACTGCACCTACGTATTTAGGAGTACAAACGGCGCAAAAACATGGTATCACAATGATTGGTTTTGCAAGAGGTAAAAAAATGAATATGTATACTCACCAAGGAAGAATAGATGTCTAG
- a CDS encoding ModE family transcriptional regulator translates to MSSLDTKQMLILQDNLDENGRLSCLKAFKVAKLLGIKAIKMADTCKNENIKITSCELGVFGKIAFETYEEDIYKNIKQHYKNNTQVTCKTLWKEAQSTSLRRVGSTVKNSDVDVIYCQLGCFRKKLGHANKS, encoded by the coding sequence ATGTCTAGTTTGGATACAAAACAAATGCTTATACTTCAAGATAACTTGGATGAAAATGGACGCTTGAGCTGTTTAAAAGCTTTTAAAGTTGCCAAACTTCTTGGCATAAAAGCAATAAAAATGGCAGATACTTGCAAAAATGAAAATATAAAAATCACATCTTGTGAGTTAGGTGTGTTTGGAAAAATTGCTTTTGAAACCTATGAAGAAGATATTTACAAAAATATTAAACAACATTATAAAAACAATACACAAGTTACTTGTAAAACCTTATGGAAAGAAGCACAAAGTACAAGTTTAAGAAGAGTTGGATCTACGGTGAAAAACTCTGATGTAGACGTGATTTATTGTCAATTGGGTTGTTTTAGAAAGAAGTTGGGTCATGCAAATAAAAGTTAA
- a CDS encoding LysR family transcriptional regulator: MQIKVKTWIEDEKQNLIFGGGKTQILKYIDETGSILAASKILGMNYKKAWSHIKILQEYIEDELVIVQKGRNNGGTTLTPKAKEIIKNYQILQDEINVYAQERFDVIFLNKKASIVCKKDSHV; encoded by the coding sequence ATGCAAATAAAAGTTAAAACATGGATAGAAGATGAAAAACAAAACCTTATTTTTGGTGGCGGTAAAACTCAAATTTTAAAATATATCGATGAAACAGGAAGTATTTTAGCAGCTTCTAAAATTCTAGGAATGAATTATAAAAAAGCCTGGTCACATATTAAAATATTACAAGAATATATTGAAGATGAATTAGTTATTGTTCAAAAAGGCAGAAACAATGGTGGTACTACCCTAACTCCTAAAGCAAAAGAAATTATTAAAAACTATCAAATACTACAAGATGAAATTAATGTTTATGCACAAGAACGATTTGATGTGATTTTTTTAAATAAAAAAGCTTCCATCGTTTGTAAAAAGGATTCTCATGTATAA
- a CDS encoding cysteine desulfurase produces MYKLNVLQYPVLKDINIASSYSLAALSNNENLKVLLEEYKNRFSFSSLNTLHFSKESLLGFLLGLDGNIAVSLGESEALIEASYAYKKLGFNLDFININKNGQLDYESIKDKYTYIFVSSYIMDTYVKVDLLEVKKRSKAKIIGNISATLDCTNIDIAVLDAYKLSGYASSSVLLHNDLLEKQVLGEIDIISLQNIIKTQAFSYEKENKSMFIKALKKELKDDFFFFVDPSLSLENTLHFGLKNIKAREIIRALALYDIFTSNGEGCSLGLMKPSRILQEMYYSENESRQALSFSFTSIFSKEDIDYICKIISKVYRQIKVLND; encoded by the coding sequence ATGTATAAACTAAATGTTTTACAATATCCTGTATTAAAAGATATAAATATTGCGTCTTCTTATTCTCTGGCCGCACTTTCTAATAATGAAAATCTAAAGGTTTTATTGGAAGAGTATAAAAACAGATTTTCATTTTCTTCTTTAAATACTTTGCATTTCAGCAAAGAGAGTTTACTTGGCTTTTTATTAGGACTTGATGGGAATATTGCCGTTTCTTTGGGTGAAAGTGAAGCGTTGATAGAAGCTTCTTACGCATATAAAAAACTTGGATTTAACTTAGACTTTATTAATATTAATAAAAATGGGCAGCTTGATTATGAAAGTATTAAAGATAAATATACCTATATATTTGTTTCTTCTTACATTATGGATACGTATGTAAAAGTTGATTTATTAGAAGTTAAAAAGAGAAGCAAAGCGAAAATTATAGGAAATATTTCTGCTACTTTGGACTGCACAAATATCGATATAGCTGTTTTGGATGCGTATAAATTAAGTGGATATGCCAGTTCTTCTGTTTTATTACATAATGATTTATTAGAAAAACAAGTTCTTGGCGAAATTGATATCATATCTCTACAAAATATTATCAAAACACAGGCTTTTTCTTATGAAAAAGAAAACAAAAGCATGTTTATCAAGGCTTTAAAAAAGGAATTAAAAGATGATTTTTTCTTTTTTGTTGATCCTTCTTTAAGTTTAGAGAATACACTGCATTTTGGACTAAAAAATATAAAAGCACGAGAAATTATACGTGCTCTCGCTTTATATGATATTTTTACCTCTAATGGAGAAGGTTGTTCGTTGGGATTAATGAAACCTTCCCGTATTCTGCAAGAAATGTACTACAGCGAAAATGAATCCAGACAAGCACTTAGTTTTTCTTTTACAAGTATTTTTAGCAAAGAAGATATTGATTATATTTGTAAAATAATATCAAAAGTTTATAGACAAATAAAGGTTTTAAATGATTAA
- a CDS encoding molybdopterin molybdotransferase MoeA: protein MKKYLDFEEAIKISLEMAEINTFEEIISLENSLGRVISQDIICQKNLPSFNNSAMDGFAIKFCEASNTLLIKETIFAGQNSKKELKENECYKIMTGAKVPNDADTIVPIEDVLVINNSIKIKKEIKKGSCLRLKGEEQKVGNILYKKGESITASMVAVLASQGMIMIKVIKTLSIAIVSTGDEIKEPWEHASEDEIYNCNSFALLCQLKEKGFSATYTGVIPDNLEESEKFIKNLKSYDVIITSGGISMGDADFVGQAFLNNGLEIFFHGVNVKPGRPIMMGKLNSTYVMCLPGNPLTAMVNLHLFVLPVLYKLQGNNNIYHDYESAVNIEAFNVKKGRVNLVLGKLEKSEFTVSQKNKYGSGMISVLGESNAILVSDTSSEHFLANKSVKIIRFSCSFLNEQINIFN from the coding sequence ATTAAAAAATATTTAGATTTTGAAGAAGCAATAAAAATTTCTTTAGAAATGGCAGAAATAAATACCTTTGAAGAAATAATTTCTTTAGAAAATTCTTTAGGCCGTGTTATATCCCAAGATATTATTTGTCAAAAAAACCTGCCTTCTTTTAATAATTCTGCGATGGATGGTTTTGCAATAAAATTTTGTGAAGCTTCAAATACTCTTTTAATAAAAGAAACTATTTTTGCAGGACAAAACAGTAAAAAAGAGTTAAAAGAAAATGAATGTTATAAAATAATGACAGGGGCCAAAGTTCCTAATGATGCAGATACAATCGTTCCCATTGAAGATGTTCTTGTAATAAATAACAGCATAAAAATAAAAAAGGAAATAAAAAAAGGAAGTTGTTTACGATTAAAAGGTGAAGAACAAAAAGTTGGCAATATTTTGTATAAAAAAGGGGAAAGTATTACTGCTTCAATGGTCGCAGTTCTAGCTTCTCAAGGTATGATTATGATTAAAGTTATTAAAACATTGAGTATTGCTATTGTTTCAACTGGGGATGAAATTAAAGAACCTTGGGAGCATGCAAGTGAAGATGAAATATACAATTGTAATTCTTTTGCTCTTCTTTGCCAGCTTAAAGAAAAAGGTTTTTCTGCAACATATACCGGAGTCATTCCTGATAATCTTGAAGAATCAGAAAAATTTATTAAGAATTTAAAATCTTATGATGTAATTATTACCAGTGGGGGTATTTCTATGGGAGATGCCGATTTTGTGGGACAAGCATTTTTAAACAATGGACTTGAGATATTTTTTCATGGAGTGAATGTAAAACCTGGTCGTCCTATTATGATGGGAAAACTAAACTCTACTTATGTTATGTGTTTGCCAGGTAATCCTCTTACTGCTATGGTTAATTTACATTTATTTGTTTTACCGGTTTTATATAAATTACAAGGCAACAATAATATTTACCATGATTATGAAAGCGCTGTAAATATAGAAGCGTTTAATGTAAAAAAAGGACGCGTAAATTTGGTCTTAGGAAAGCTTGAAAAATCAGAATTCACAGTAAGCCAAAAAAACAAATATGGTTCAGGAATGATTTCTGTGCTTGGGGAAAGTAATGCAATTCTAGTTTCTGATACAAGCAGTGAACATTTTTTAGCAAACAAAAGTGTTAAGATCATTCGTTTTTCTTGTTCTTTTCTTAATGAACAAATAAATATATTTAATTAA
- a CDS encoding substrate-binding domain-containing protein encodes MKKVITNGVLSLTILFSLNTNVNAKESLMMATTTSTDNTGLLDYLAPKFEKDTSINLKWIATGTGKALRMGKNCDVDILFVHAPASEKKFIKQGYGLNRKQVMYNDFILIGPKNDPAKLTGMNISLALKTIKEKEVTFFSRGDNSGTNKKEISLWKKALKNVPESQKWYMQTGQGMLSTINMSSQMGGYTMSDRGTWIKYMSQHKSDNTMKIVIEGSKDLINQYSVISINSQKCSNAKEELAKKFTLWINSSKIQGFIADFRLLGQALFIPNANN; translated from the coding sequence ATGAAAAAAGTTATTACTAATGGGGTGCTTTCACTTACTATCCTTTTCTCTTTAAATACAAATGTAAATGCAAAAGAAAGTTTGATGATGGCAACTACTACTAGTACTGATAATACAGGTCTCTTAGATTATTTAGCACCAAAGTTTGAAAAAGATACAAGTATTAACTTAAAATGGATAGCAACGGGAACTGGAAAAGCACTTAGAATGGGAAAAAATTGTGATGTAGATATTTTATTTGTACACGCCCCTGCATCTGAGAAAAAATTCATTAAACAAGGCTATGGCTTAAACCGTAAACAAGTGATGTACAATGATTTTATTTTAATAGGACCTAAAAATGATCCTGCAAAACTCACAGGTATGAATATAAGTTTGGCTCTAAAAACAATTAAAGAAAAAGAAGTGACATTTTTTTCACGTGGAGATAATTCAGGTACAAATAAAAAAGAAATATCTTTATGGAAAAAAGCGCTTAAAAATGTTCCTGAATCGCAAAAATGGTATATGCAAACAGGACAAGGAATGTTAAGTACTATTAATATGAGCTCACAAATGGGTGGATACACTATGAGCGATAGAGGTACTTGGATTAAGTATATGAGTCAACACAAAAGTGATAATACTATGAAAATAGTTATTGAAGGTTCAAAAGACTTAATTAATCAATACAGTGTTATTAGTATTAATTCCCAAAAATGTTCAAATGCAAAAGAAGAACTTGCTAAAAAGTTTACGCTTTGGATTAACAGTTCCAAAATACAAGGTTTTATAGCCGATTTTAGGTTATTGGGGCAAGCACTTTTTATTCCCAATGCAAATAATTAA
- a CDS encoding ABC transporter permease, translating into MNLFTDGFTEAIHLLLEGDDSVYSAIYATISVSSLALLISLIIGLPLGFILGYYSFRGKIILRTMVDTLLALPTVVIGLILYTILSKNGVFGDFNLLFTLKAIVIGQVILSLPIIIALTAAQVESVDKRLYTSLKGLGAKPIQILNATLIEARFGIMTAAITAYGRIITEIGISMMVGGNIKYHTRTVTTAIALETGKGEFVTGLALGLVLFCLALMVNIALSVLKRKWSQ; encoded by the coding sequence ATGAATCTATTTACAGACGGTTTTACTGAAGCTATACACTTATTGCTCGAAGGAGATGACAGCGTTTACTCAGCAATTTATGCAACAATAAGTGTGTCTTCTTTGGCTTTATTAATAAGTTTAATTATTGGTTTACCTCTTGGTTTTATTTTGGGTTATTATTCTTTTCGAGGAAAGATAATACTAAGAACTATGGTGGACACTTTATTGGCTTTGCCTACTGTTGTCATTGGTTTAATTTTATATACTATTTTGTCAAAAAATGGTGTTTTTGGAGATTTTAATTTACTTTTTACCTTAAAAGCTATTGTTATTGGGCAGGTGATTTTATCTTTGCCTATTATTATTGCTTTAACAGCAGCTCAAGTAGAATCTGTGGATAAGCGTTTATATACGTCATTAAAAGGTTTAGGAGCAAAACCTATACAGATATTAAATGCTACATTAATAGAAGCCAGGTTTGGAATTATGACAGCTGCAATTACTGCTTATGGAAGAATAATTACAGAAATTGGAATCTCTATGATGGTGGGCGGTAATATTAAATATCATACAAGAACAGTAACAACAGCAATTGCACTTGAAACAGGTAAGGGCGAGTTTGTAACGGGTTTAGCACTTGGTTTAGTTTTATTTTGTCTTGCACTTATGGTAAATATTGCTTTATCTGTTCTAAAAAGGAAGTGGTCACAATGA
- a CDS encoding energy-coupling factor ABC transporter ATP-binding protein codes for MKTLYDLKNIKHYYEGKKVLDIKELILEENQIIGFLGPNGSGKSTLFSLLSFVSKASKGEITFDGLDSSLLGLDAKQDIVILPQNPYLLKRSVFQNIAYGLKIRKKFDNLEEQVNNALSLVGLDKSFSKRKHSELSGGEAQRVALAARLVLKPKVLILDEPTAGVDTNSAQLIKEAILLAKEKYKSTVLISSHDHNWLNHISDMKVALFQGKLVQSGSINLLYAPWEKNEEGNLVKVFLDGQKLTIPNSSKKKRDSVLMINSNNITINKSKEYFKKDISYLEGVVSSIRKEKNDEKFWIDFSIAGIALKLSLLKDEYLCNSIMPGSVIDIRIDAKEVYWI; via the coding sequence ATGAAAACACTCTATGATTTGAAAAATATCAAACATTATTATGAGGGTAAAAAAGTATTAGATATAAAAGAATTGATTTTAGAAGAAAATCAAATTATTGGTTTTTTAGGACCCAATGGAAGTGGAAAATCCACACTGTTTTCTTTGCTTTCTTTTGTTTCTAAAGCATCAAAAGGAGAAATAACCTTTGATGGTTTAGATTCTTCTTTATTGGGGCTAGATGCAAAACAAGATATTGTTATTTTACCCCAAAACCCTTATTTATTAAAACGCAGTGTTTTCCAAAACATAGCATATGGTTTAAAAATCAGAAAAAAGTTTGATAATTTAGAAGAACAAGTAAACAATGCACTATCTCTTGTGGGTTTGGATAAATCTTTTTCAAAAAGAAAACACAGTGAACTCTCAGGTGGTGAAGCCCAAAGAGTTGCACTTGCCGCAAGATTAGTATTAAAACCTAAGGTTTTGATTCTTGATGAACCAACAGCAGGAGTAGATACAAATTCAGCCCAATTAATAAAAGAAGCAATATTACTAGCAAAAGAAAAATATAAAAGCACTGTTTTAATATCCAGTCATGATCATAATTGGTTAAACCATATCTCAGATATGAAGGTTGCTTTATTTCAAGGAAAACTGGTGCAAAGTGGCAGCATTAATTTACTCTATGCTCCTTGGGAGAAAAATGAAGAAGGAAATTTGGTTAAAGTTTTTTTAGATGGTCAAAAATTAACTATTCCAAATTCTTCCAAGAAAAAAAGAGATTCAGTGTTAATGATAAACTCCAACAATATCACAATAAATAAAAGCAAAGAATATTTTAAAAAGGATATTTCTTATTTAGAAGGAGTGGTTTCTTCTATAAGAAAAGAAAAAAACGATGAAAAATTTTGGATTGATTTTAGCATTGCTGGCATTGCTTTAAAATTGTCTTTATTAAAAGATGAGTATTTATGTAATTCAATTATGCCAGGTTCTGTTATTGATATACGTATTGATGCAAAAGAGGTTTATTGGATTTAA
- the trpB gene encoding tryptophan synthase subunit beta, with protein sequence MIKNYLKNTPDEKGYFGKFGGSYLPPVLEEAFKDIKSAYEHLKHSPAFIEELAYVRKHYQGRPTPISFAKNLTKECNGAKIYLKREDLNHTGAHKLNHCMAEVILAKHLGKKKVIAETGAGQHGVALATAAAYFGMECEIHMGEVDMKKEHPNVIRMQILGAKIIPVSHGLKTLKEAVDSAFESYITQADTALYCIGSVVGPHPFPMMVRDFQSIIGFEAREQFLSLENKLPSHVLACVGGGSNAMGIFAGFIQDEEVQLIGVEPLGKGEKLGEHAASLTYGEEGIMHGFNSIMLKDQKGDPAPVYSIASGIDYPSVGPEQAYLKELGRTQVALCNDEEAIAAFYKLSQLEGIIPALESAHAVAYAMKLAKSLDKDQSILINLSGRGDKDIDFVVENYPFDSFKH encoded by the coding sequence ATGATTAAAAACTATTTAAAAAATACTCCCGATGAAAAAGGTTATTTTGGTAAATTTGGAGGTTCTTACCTTCCTCCTGTTTTAGAAGAGGCTTTTAAAGATATCAAAAGTGCTTATGAGCACTTAAAACATTCCCCTGCTTTTATTGAAGAACTTGCTTATGTAAGAAAACACTATCAAGGAAGACCTACTCCTATATCTTTTGCTAAAAATCTTACTAAAGAATGTAATGGTGCAAAAATTTATTTAAAAAGAGAAGATTTAAACCATACAGGCGCACATAAACTAAACCATTGTATGGCAGAAGTTATTTTAGCCAAACACTTAGGTAAGAAAAAAGTAATTGCAGAAACAGGAGCAGGACAGCATGGAGTTGCACTTGCAACGGCTGCTGCTTATTTTGGAATGGAATGTGAGATTCATATGGGTGAAGTTGATATGAAAAAAGAACATCCAAATGTTATAAGAATGCAGATTTTAGGTGCTAAAATAATTCCAGTATCTCATGGATTAAAAACACTTAAAGAAGCTGTTGATTCTGCTTTTGAATCCTATATAACACAAGCAGATACAGCCCTTTATTGTATTGGTTCAGTAGTAGGGCCTCATCCTTTTCCAATGATGGTTAGAGATTTTCAAAGTATTATTGGTTTTGAAGCAAGAGAGCAGTTCTTAAGTTTAGAAAATAAACTTCCTTCTCATGTTCTTGCTTGTGTGGGTGGAGGATCAAACGCCATGGGTATTTTTGCTGGTTTTATCCAAGATGAAGAAGTGCAATTAATAGGTGTTGAGCCTCTTGGAAAAGGAGAAAAACTAGGAGAGCACGCAGCCTCTTTAACTTATGGAGAAGAAGGAATTATGCATGGTTTTAACTCTATCATGTTAAAAGATCAAAAAGGAGATCCAGCTCCTGTTTATTCAATTGCTTCTGGAATTGATTATCCTTCAGTAGGTCCAGAACAAGCGTATTTAAAAGAATTAGGAAGAACCCAAGTAGCTCTTTGTAATGATGAGGAAGCTATAGCTGCTTTTTATAAACTCTCACAACTAGAAGGTATTATTCCAGCCCTAGAATCAGCTCACGCTGTTGCTTATGCTATGAAACTGGCTAAAAGCTTAGATAAAGATCAAAGTATTTTAATAAATCTAAGTGGTCGAGGGGATAAAGATATTGATTTTGTAGTTGAGAACTACCCTTTTGATTCTTTTAAACATTAA
- a CDS encoding alpha/beta hydrolase → MKTKIYFLPGLMTDERLWKELFCLFDDSYELIHVNIPLKSTFDEIIEELYFKEEKINLLGFSLGGYVSAYYACKYPHRINKLFILASTPSSMYKDEIVKRSLAIEFTKKHGFKNLSAKKVISLLEEKNHNNTKLIDLVQNMYKDAGAYVFELQMKATLLRKDLLQDLLALNTSIYFFYSKHDRLLNHDSLAILQKEHKKARFIINNGTSHMLPLEEPNKLHILILEWINEKS, encoded by the coding sequence ATGAAAACAAAGATATATTTCCTTCCTGGTTTAATGACAGATGAAAGATTGTGGAAAGAGCTGTTTTGTTTGTTTGATGATTCATATGAACTTATTCATGTAAATATTCCTTTAAAAAGCACCTTTGATGAAATAATAGAGGAGCTGTATTTTAAAGAAGAAAAAATCAATTTACTTGGTTTTTCTTTGGGGGGTTATGTATCTGCTTATTATGCTTGTAAATATCCCCATAGAATTAATAAATTATTCATACTTGCATCTACTCCTTCTTCAATGTACAAAGATGAAATTGTTAAACGTAGTCTTGCTATTGAGTTTACAAAAAAACATGGATTTAAAAACTTGAGTGCGAAAAAAGTCATTTCTTTATTAGAAGAAAAAAACCATAACAATACAAAACTAATTGACTTAGTCCAAAACATGTACAAAGATGCAGGAGCTTATGTATTTGAACTTCAAATGAAAGCTACTTTATTGCGAAAAGATTTATTACAGGACTTACTAGCCTTGAATACTTCAATTTATTTTTTTTATTCAAAACACGACAGGCTCTTAAATCATGATTCTTTGGCTATTTTACAAAAAGAACATAAAAAAGCAAGGTTTATTATTAATAATGGTACCAGTCATATGTTACCACTAGAAGAGCCAAATAAACTTCATATACTTATACTTGAATGGATAAATGAAAAAAGTTAG
- a CDS encoding SdiA-regulated domain-containing protein has protein sequence MKSIFLVFLCSLQFLSANAKVLTLIPEASGITYVKKTNTLFVVNDEGILYELNLKGKILRKKHLGSYDLEGISFDSKNDLLILAIEGRDNILLVHRNNFHIKKEISIKRKYKNKLLLKKDKKRGLEGIVLIDSHVYISNQSNIAYPKEDASVIVILPYTIKKKKLKIIRILDHGLKDISGLTYYKGDLYLVSDKKSTIYQYSFKVKRIIKKKKLNKSHAQEGITFDKKGNLYIADDKGKILVYKNFKM, from the coding sequence ATGAAAAGTATTTTTTTGGTATTTTTATGTTCTTTGCAATTTTTAAGTGCAAATGCAAAAGTACTAACACTAATTCCAGAAGCATCAGGAATCACCTACGTAAAAAAGACAAATACACTTTTTGTTGTTAATGATGAGGGAATTTTATATGAGTTAAACCTTAAAGGTAAAATATTAAGAAAAAAACATCTTGGGTCATACGATTTAGAGGGAATAAGCTTTGATTCTAAAAATGACTTATTAATTCTTGCCATTGAAGGAAGAGATAATATTCTTCTTGTACACCGAAACAATTTTCACATTAAAAAAGAAATTTCAATAAAAAGAAAATATAAAAACAAACTTTTACTAAAAAAAGATAAAAAAAGAGGTTTAGAGGGTATCGTCTTAATTGATTCACATGTATACATCTCAAATCAATCAAATATAGCCTATCCTAAAGAAGATGCTTCAGTCATTGTAATTCTTCCTTATACTATTAAAAAGAAAAAACTTAAGATCATTCGTATTCTTGATCATGGATTAAAAGATATTTCTGGTTTGACATATTATAAAGGTGATTTGTACTTGGTATCTGATAAAAAAAGCACAATCTATCAATATTCCTTTAAAGTAAAAAGAATAATCAAAAAAAAGAAACTTAATAAATCTCATGCGCAAGAAGGTATCACTTTTGATAAGAAAGGAAATTTATATATTGCAGATGATAAAGGAAAAATTTTAGTCTATAAAAACTTTAAAATGTAA